The Kineococcus radiotolerans SRS30216 = ATCC BAA-149 genomic interval GTCAACGCCACCCGCAAGGCCATCGACTCCGGGCCCGGGGCCGGTGACCCCGCCGTCCGCGAGGCCGTCGAGGCCACCGCGGTCGTGCTGTCGCTGTTCGCGCCCTACGCGGCCGAGGACATGTGGTCCCTGCTGGGGCACGACCCGTGCGTGGCGCGGGCCGGGTGGCCCGCCGTCGACGAGTCGCTGCTCGTCCAGGACACCGTCACCTGCGTCGTCCAGGTGCAGGGCAAGGTGCGCGACCGCCTCGAGGTGTCCCCGGACATCACCCAGGACGCGTTGCGGGAACTGGCCCTGGCCTCGGAGAAGGTCCAGGCCGCCCTCGGCGGGCGCGACCTGCGGACGGTCGTGGTCCGCGCGCCCAAGCTCGTCAACATCGTCCCCGCCTGAGGTCGCGGTGGACGACGCGGAGGGTTTCCGGCTCACCACGCCGCGGCTGGTGCTGCGGCGCTGGACCCAGGCCGACCGGGAACCCTTCGCGTCGATGAACGCTGACCCGGAGGTCATGCGGCACTTCCCGTCCGTGCTGGACCGGGCCGCGTCCGACGCCCTCGCCGACTACGCCGACTCCCGCTTCGACGAGTTCCCGTACGGCCTGGCCGCGGTGGAGCGGCGCTCCGACGGGGAGTTCCTCGGGTTCACCGGCCTGCACCGGATGCGCTGGTACCCCGACGACGTCGAGATCGGCTGGCGGCTGGCCCGTCACGCCTGGGGTCACGGCTTCGCCACCGAGGCGGCCCGGGCCTGGGTCGAGCACGCCCGTGACGTGCTGGGGTTGTCGCGGCTCATCTCGATCGTCGCCCCGGACAACGCGGCCAGCCTCGCGGTGTGCCGCAAGCTCGGCATGAGCCAGGGGTGGACCGGGGTGCGCGAGGAGCGCCCGCACGTCGTGATGACGCTCGCGCTCTGACGGCCCGCGGCGCGTTCGCCGACGCCGCCAGCTGGGCTCCCGTCACCACCGACCTGCTGGAGCGCGGTTTCACCATCCGCGTCCCCCGGTGGGCAACCGCAGCCTCGCCGCCGACGCCGCCTACGTCCGTTCCGTCGTCGAGCAGGTCGAGGGGCCCGTCCTGCTGGCCGGGCACTCCTACGGCGGCGCGGTCATCACCGTCGCCGGCGTCGCGGAGAACGTCGTCGGCCTGGTCCACGTCTCCGGTTACGCCCTCGCCGAGGGCGAGAGCCTGGGGCAGCTGCAGGGCGGGTTCCCCGACTCCGACCTCGCCGCCCACCTCGGGTCCACGCCCTACCCCGTCGAGGGCGGTGAACCCGGCACCGACGTGTCCGCCGCGGTCGAGGCGTTCCCCGCCGTGTTCGCGGCGGGCGTCCCGGAGGCCACGGCGAAGGTGCTCGCCGTCTTCCAGCGGCCGTTGTCGGCGTTCGCCTCCGGCGAGCCGGCCTCGGCCGCGGCCTGGCGGACCCGGCCCTCCTGGGGCGTCGTCTCCAGCGTCGACCGCACCATCAACCCCGAGGTCGAGCGCTTCGGCTACACCCGGGCCGGGGTGCGCAGGACCGTGGAGCTCGACGCCCCGCACCTGGTCGTGCTGACCCACCCGCGCGAGGTGGCCGACGTCATCGCGGCCGCCGCGGCCGAGGTCGGCTGACCCCACCCGCCCGCGGGCCCGGGACGGTGACCCGCCCCGGGCCCGCGGCGATCCTCGGGGGTCTCCGCGCGGGGATTTCCCGCGCCGGCCACCCGGGTTCCCGACGGTGCCCCTGTCAGGGTCAGTCCCGGCCCGGCGCGCACCCGTAGCCTGACCCGCGTGCCCGACGAAGCGGATCCCCCGAGAGCCCGAGCAGGCGAGGACGCGTGGCCGGCCGGCACGGGACCCGACGCGGAGCACCTGCAGCAGGTCGTGGAGTCGTTGCAGGAGGTTCCGGCGGTCCTGCGCACCCGGCACCTGGACGTCCTGGCCTCGAACCGGCTGGCGCGGCGGCTGAGCGCGGCCTTCGAACCCGGGGTGAACCTGGGGCGGTACACGTTCCTGAACCCGGTCGTCCCGACCTTCACCGACGACTGGGGGCGGGTCAGCGGGGTGGTCGCGTCCTCGTTGCGCACCTCCCTGGAGACGCACCTGGAGGACCCGGGTTTCCGTTCCCTGGTGGGGGAGCTCTCCGCCCGCAGCGACGACTTCAGCCGGGCCTGGGCGCGGCCGTCACTGCCGGACCCGAGCGCGGGCCGGCTCGACTGGGACCACCCGGTCGTCGGCCGGATGCGGCTCGCCTTCCAGGACCTCTCCCCGGGGTACGAGCGGGACGGTGTCGTGCTGACGCTGTGGCGGCCGGTGGGCGCGGAGTCCGCGCGGCGCCTGGACCGGTTGCGCACCATGGGGATCTCCGCGGCTCCGCCCCCGCGGTGACACCTCCCCGGGCGCTGCGCCCGGGGTTCCCGGGTCGCCGGCGGGCCCAGGCAGACCCTCCCAGGGACAGGACGGTTCCCTCCGCGCCTGGCTAGCCTCCGGAACCGTGCCCGCAGGAAACCCCACCGCGAACCGGTGCCCGTCGACGACCCCGCGCCGGGTGGACCGGGTGCCCCGGCCCCCGGGGTGCTCCCGCTCGTCGACCGGGGCGCCGGCCGGTTCCGCGAGGGGAACCCGCTCCGCCGGTTCCGCGGGGGGAACCCGTTCCGTCGGTTCCGCGGGGAACGTCCCCGGCCGGGGTTCCCCCGTCCTCCGGGAGGGGTTTCCCGTCGGGGGCGTGGTCGGCCGTCCCGGTCTCGCCCGTCCGATCCCACCCGCTGCAGCGCCCGCGTCGGCCCCGGCGGAACCGGGAGGGGACCGCTCGTGAGCCAGGGGTTCGAGGAGTTCGTCGTCCGGCGCGGGCCGGCGCTGCAACGGCTGGCCCGGGGACTGGTGCGCGACCCCGCCGACGCCGCCGACGTCGTCGAGGAGGTCCTGGCCCGGGCGCTGCTGGGGTGGCGGCGCATCGGGGACGGGGCCGACCCCGTCGTCCAGGTGGACCGCATGCTCGTCCGCGAGAGCGCCGCCCGGCGACGGCGCAGGGTGCGCGGGCGGCGGCCCCCCGCCGCGGCGACCGTTCCCCCCGGCGCCGGCAACGGCCCCGACGACCGCGACGCGCTGCTCGCGGCGGTGCGCGCCCTGCCGCCCGCGCAGCGCGCCGCGGTGGCCCTGCGCCACCTGGACGGCCTGTCCGACGAGCGCATCGCCGCCGTCCTGGGCACGACCCCCGCCGCGGTGCGCGCCGACGCCGACCGGGGCCTGGCCGCCCTGCGGGCCCGGGTGCCGTCGCCCTCGTGAGCGGCCCCCGGTGGGGTGCGCAGCCCACCGGCGGGGCGGGTTCAGCGGCGGAGCGGGTCCCGGGTGACCGCGTGGGGGAGGGGGCGCCGGGCGGCGGGCACGCGACGGCCGGGGGCCGGGGCGGACCGGGGAGCGGTCCCCTCGGACGGGTTCCCGGCCGGGGACGTCGCCCCGCCCGGTCCCGCCTCCGCGGTCAGGGCCCGCAGCGCGGCCTCGCCGGCGCTGCCGGCGTCGGCGTGGAAGAACCTCAGGAGGTGACCGGGGCGGTGCGGGACGGCGAGGTCCTGCCACCGCAGCTCCACGGTCCCCCAGCCCCGCACGGGGCAGGGCACGCGACCGGAGGCGCTCGAGGGCAGCTCGTGCGACGCCCACCACGTGCGGAAGTCCGGGTCGCGCACGGAGAGGGTGCCCACCACCTCCTGCAGGCGGGGGTCGTCGAGGTCCGCCGTCAGGCGCAGGGCCGCGACCAGCCCCCGGGCGTGGGCGGCCCACCCGGGCAGGGTGAGCTTCACCTCCGGCGCGAAGGTGTGCAGCACCAGGTTGCTCCCGCAGCGCCAGGCGTCGTGCTGCGCGGCCCGGGCCGCCGCGTTGACCGCGATCACGTCCTTGTTCGGGTCCAGCAGGACCACCGGCCCGTGCGACAGCCCGTCCATCGCGGCCAGCAGGTCCGGGTCGACCGGCCCCGGCCCGCCCGCCGGCCGCTGCGGCCGCAGCGGGGGGAACAGCAGCCGCAGCAGGTACCGGCCCTGGTTCTCGTCCAGCCGCAGCGCCCGGGCCAGCGCCGAGAGCACCTGCTGCGACGGCTGGTGGTCCCGGCCCTGCTCCAGGCGCAGGTAGTACTCCGGGCTGATGCCCGCGAGCGCGGCGACCTCCTCGCGCCGCAACCCGGGGACCCGGCGCCCCGCCTCGCGGACCAGCCCGACGTCCTCGGGCTGGAGCGCGTCACGCCGGGAACGCAGGAAATCACCGATCGGGGCCGGCCCGTTGCTCACTGCGTCGTCCTCCACCGTCGTCGACCCCGGGGACGGGGCGTGGCCGCAGTCAAGCCGCTGCGCCCGCCGCGCACCTCGCACGATCGTGCGAGGTCGTCGGACGCGGTTCCCGGCCCGCGGGCGCGGACCCGGGACCCCCTCCGAGGGGGCGCTGGCAGAATGCTCCGGCGTGGGGGTGGTGCGGAGGTGCGGGGCGTGAACCGTCTCCATGGACGTGATCACGAGCTCCGGCGGGCCGCCGCGGTCCTCGCGGGCACCCGCCGCTCCGGCGGCACCGGCCTGCTGACCGTCGAGGGCGCCCCCGGCATCGGCAAGAGCACGTTCCTGCGGGCCGTCGCCGCCCTGGCCCGGCAGCAGGGGTACCGGGTCGGCAGCGGGAGCGCGGAGGAGTCCTCGCGGATGCTCCCCCTCACCACGCTGCTGTCCGCCCTGCGGTCGGGGCCGGAGCCGCTGCTGTCCGAGGAGGACTTCGCCGAGCTCGGGGGCCTCTACGACCGCCAGCCGTGGCTCGTCGAGCGCCTCGCGGACGCCCTCGCCGTCCCCGCCGCGCACGGGCCGGTGCTCGTGCTGCTGGACGACGTGCAGTGGAGCGACCAGCTCAGCGTCGTCGCCCTGCGCGTCGTCCTCGGCCGCCTCGCCCGCCAACCGGTCTGCTGGGTCCTGGCCGGGCGGCCCGACCCCGGGGGAGCGCTGGACCGGGTGGCCGGCGCCGCCCGCCACCTCGTGACCGTCTCGCGGCTCACCCTGGGGCCGCTGGACGCCGACGCCGTGGAGGGGCTGGCGCGCGAGGAGCTCGGCGGCGAGCCCGACCCCGCCCTGCGGCGGCTGCTGGCGCGCGCCGGCGGGCACCCCCTGCTGGTCAGCTCCCTCCTCGCCGGCTGGCGCCCGGGACCGGGCGGGACCGACCCCGCGCCCGCCGCCGCGGGGGCGGCGCTGCCCCACCAGCTCATCCTCGCCGTGCGCCACCAGCTGAGCACCCTCCCGCCGGGGGCGGTGGAGCTGCTGCGCACCGGGGCGGTGCTGGGGCGCCGCTTCACCCTCGCCGACGTCTCCGAGGTGACCCGGCAGCCGGCGGCCCGGCTGATGGCGCCCCTGGAGGAGGCCGTGCGGGCCGGGCTGCTGCACGAGGACGGCGACGGCGTCGCCTTCCGCCACGACCTCGTGCGCCAGGCCGTCCACGACGACCTGCCGGTGTCCCTGCGCGCCGCCGTGCACCGCGACATCGCGGCCGTGATGACGCGCCAGCGCCGCCCCGCGGCGCACGTCGCCCCCCACGTGCTCGGGCAGTGGCCCCGCTCCGGCGCCGTGACCGCGACCCCCGAGGAACGGCGCGCCGCGGCGGACGTGCTGCGCGCCGCGGCCGGCGAGATCGCCCGGGCCACCCCGGCCGCGGCCGCCGACCTCCTCCAGCGCGCGCTGGACCTGCTGCCCCCCGACAGCCCCGAGCGCCTCGACGTCGGCCTGGAGGCGCTGACCGCCGCCGCCGCCGGCCTGCAGGTGGAGGCCGCGGCCGAGCTCGGCCGCACCCTGCTGCGCGGCACCACCACCGCCGGGGACGCCGCCCGCGTCTGGTGGCACCTCGCCCGGCCGCTGCGGGCGCTGTCCGCCGACGAGGAGCTCCAGCGGGGGACGGCGCAGGCCCTGGCCGCCCTGCCCCCCGGCGACGACGCCGCCTCCGCTCCCGCCCGCCTGCGGCTGCGCGCCGTGCACGCCCAGGCGTCCAGCCGGGGCCCCGACGGCGCCGCCGCGGCCGAGGAGGCCCGGGGGGTGCTCCAGGACGCCCTGCGCCTGGAGGACACCGCCGCCGCGGAGGCCGCCCTCGTCGCCCTGGCCGAGGCCGCGGCGTGGCAGGGCCGCCACCACGAGGCCCTCGTCCCCGCCCGCGAGGCCCGCCTGCGCCACGGGGGGCCACCGCGCTCCGCCGAGATCGCCGCCCTGACGGGCCTGGAGCGCTACGACGAGGCCCGCGCCCTGCTGGCCGAGGCCGCTGAGGTGCACCGCTCCGACGCCTGGGAGACCCTGCCGGAGCACGCGTGGCGCCGCGCCCTGCTGGAGCTCTACGCCGGGCGCACCTCCCTCGCCCAGGTCGAGGCCGAGCACCTGCTCCGGCTGGGGGAGGACTTCGAGGAGTTCGCCCTCTACCGGGCCGAGGCGCACTGCGTCCTGGCCCGCATCGTCGGCACCCGGGGCGACACCGCCACCGGCCGCCGCCACGTGGAGGCGGCCCGCGCGCTGCTGGCCCCGCGCAACGTGTGGCAGCGCCTGACCCTGCACGTCGTCGACGGGCGCCTGGCCGAGGGGGCCGGTGACGACCGGGCCGCCGTGGCGGCCTTCTCCCGCGCCCTGGACCTGCGCCGCGAGCACGCCCTGCTCGGGGCGGGACCGGACTACGACTCCGCCCCGCAGATCGTGCGGGTGGCGCTGCGGGCCGGGGCCCCCGCGCTCGCCGAGGACTCGGCGGCCAACGCCGCCGGCTACGCCGAGCGCAACCCCGGCGTCCCCGGCATCCAGGGCATCGCGCTGCACGCCCGCGCCCTCGTCGACGGCGACGTGGACCGGCTGGGCGAGGCCGTGCGGGTCCTGGCGACCGGGCCGAGGGTGCCCGTGCACTCGGTGGCCGCCGGCGACCTCGCCGCCCTGCTCGCCGTCGCGCGGCGGCGCGCGGAGGCCGTGGAGGCCTGGCGCCGGGCCAGCGACGCCCTGGCGGCCTGGGGCGCCAGCACCGTCATCGTCGACCCGCGCGCGCTGGCCCTGCGGTCCCGCGGCGGCAGGGCCGAACCCGCCGGCGGGACCCGTCCGGTCAGCGGCTGGGAAGCGCTCACGGGCGCCGAGCGGCGCGTGGCCGAACGCGCCGGCCGGGGCGGCACGAACCGGTCCATCGCCGAGGAGCTGGGCGTCTCGCCCCACACCGTCAGCACCCACCTGCGGGCGGTCTTCGGGAAGCTCGGCATCAACTCCCGCGTCCAGCTGGCGCACGTCGTCGCCACCCGCCCGGACGCGGGGGAGCTCACGCGTTCGCGTCCGTGACGAGCTGCGCCAGGTCCTCCTCGGGGAGGGGGAACCCGGGGAAACGGGTGAGGCGCTGCAGCGGGATGGCCCGCATCATCTGCCCGTTGCGCGGGTCGAAGAGCATCTCCATCCACGGGGTCCCCCGCAGCGCGTCGCGGACGCGGCCCCCCACGACGGGGTGCGCGAGCCACTGCTCCGCCTCGGAGTCCACGGCGAGGGGGAGGCCGACCTCGTCGCCGGGCAGCTCGACCGTGCGCGCGAGGCGGATGTCGCGGGAGGAGGAACCGACGCGGATCCCGAACTCGCCGCCCTCCACGACCCAGCGGCGCGCCACGTCGTGCCAGAAGGCGAACGCGCGCTGGTCGAGGGTGACGACGACCTCACGGCTCTCGCCGGGTTCCAGGGTGACCCGGGCGAAGCCCTTGAGCTCCTGCTCGGGGCGGAACACCGTCGACTCGGTGTCGGCGACGTAGACCTGGACGACCTCGGAACCGGCCACGGCGCCGGAGTTGCGGACCGTGACGTGCACGTCGAGGCCGGTGTCCCCGGCGACCAGTTCCAGGCCGGAGTAGTCGAACGTCGTGTAGGACAGGCCGTGGCCGAACGCGGCGGCGACGGGCAGGGACCGCGCGTCGTACCAGCGGTAGCCGATGAGCAGGCCCTCGCCGTAGCGGACGTGGCCGTGCTCGCCGGGGAAGTTCCCCACGGTGGGGTTGTCGCGGTAGTGCAGCGGGATCGTCTCGGCGAGCCTGCCCGAGGGGTTCGCGGCCCCGGACAGCAGGTCCGCGACGGCGAGGCCCCCGGCCTGCCCGCCGAGCCAGCCCTCCAGCACCGCGGGGACCGCGTCCCACCACGGTTCGAGGTTCACGACGGACCCGTTGGCGAGGACGACGACGGTGTTCGGGTTCGCCGCGACGACCCGGTCGAGGAGGTCGAGCTGCGCGGGCGGCAGGTTGGTGTGCTCCCGGTCGTAGCCCTCGGACTCGTAGGCGGCGGGCAGGCCCAGGAACAGCACGACGACCTCGGCGGCGGCGGCGTGGGCGACGGCCTCGGCGACCAGTCCCGGCTGGACCTCCTCGTCCTCGGGGACGAAACCGGCGGCGAAGGTGACCTCGCGGGCACCGGCGAACCGCTCCCGCAGGGCGCCGAGCGCGTCGTCGAGCCGGGTCGGGTTCACCTGGGAACTGCCCGCTCCCTGGTAGCGGGGGGTGCGGGCGAACTCGCCGACGACGGCGACCGGGCCGCCGGTCGCCGCCAGGGGCAGCGCGTTCCCGTCGTTCTTCAGCAGGACCGCGCTCTGGATCGCGGCCTCGCGGGCGAGGGCGTGGTGGGCCGCGGCGTCGAAGGAACCCGGTTCGGCCAGCGCGGGCCGGGACTTCCCCACCAGTTCCAGCACGCGCAGGGCGCACCGGTCCACGTCATCCACCGACAGGGTCCCGGCGGCGACGGCGTCGAGGACGCGCCGGGTTCCCGCGCCCGAGGACGACGGCATCTCCAGGTCGAGACCGGCGCGGACGCCGTCCTCGCGGACGTCGACCGCGCCCCAGTCGGAGACGACGAGGCCCTCGAAACCCCACTCCTCGCGCAGGACCGTCGTCAGCAGCCACGGGTCCTGCGAGGCGTAGACGCCGTTGATCCGGTTGTAGGAGCACATGACCGTCCACGGCTGCGCCGTCCGCACGACCCGCTCGAAGGCGGTGAGGTAGATCTCCCGCAGCGTGCGCTCGTCGACGTCGGCGGAGACCGTCATCCGCTGCGTCTCCTGGTTGTTGGCCGCGAAGTGCTTCAGCGACGTGCCCACGCCCTGGCTCTGGATCCCCTGGACCACCGCGGCCGCGAGGTCGCCGGCGAGCAGCGGGTCCTCGGAGAAGTACTCGAAGTTCCGCCCGCACAGCGGGGAGCGCTTCATGTTCACCCCCGGGCCCAGCAGGACCGAAACCCCCTCGGCGCGGGTCTCGCGGCCCAGGGCCTCCCCGACGCGGCGCAGCAGGTCGACGTCCCACGAGGACGCCAGGCCGGCGGCCGGGGGGAAGCAGGTGGCGGGGACGCTGGCGTCGAGGCCGAGGTGGTCGCCGCCCTCGGTCTGCTTGCGCAGCCCGTGCGGGCCGTCGGTGACCATGAGCGCCGGGATCCCCAGGCGCTCGACGGGTTCGGTGTGCCAGAAGTCCGAACCGTCCAGCAGGGCGGCCTTCTCCTCCAGGGTCAGCTGCGCGAGCAGCGCCTGCGGGGTGGGGACGGCGGTGTCGGTCATGCCGGGCAGGCTACCCACCGCCGCCGCCGCGGTCTCCACAACGGCGGACCGGGTTCCGCCGTCCACCGCCCCGGGCCGGGACGGGCCGGGAACCCCGCCGACCTGCTTAGCGTGCCCGGGTGCCCTCCTCCTACCACCCGCGCGAGCCCGCGCACCGGGCCCGCGCGCTCGCGTCCCGGCAGTACCGCCGGGTGGACCCGGCCGCGCGGGAGTCCGCTCCGGACCCCGACGGGGAGTCCAGCGGGGAGTTCGACCGGGAATTCGACGGGGAAATCGACGAGGGGCTCGGCGGGGAGTTCGACGGGGGGTCCAGCGGGGAGTTCGACGAGGGGCCCGGCACCCCCGTCCCGCGCACCGGCCCGGTCGCGGAGCTGACCCGCCGCCTCGCCGACCGCACCCCGCCGGGGATCCGGGCGGCGCGGGTGCGGGTGGGCCCGCGCGCGGCGGCGGGGGCCCTGCTCGTCGCGGTGCTGGTGGCCGCCGGGCTGGGGTTCGCCGCCTGGCGGACCTGGCCCCAGGCCCCCGCCGCGGCGGGGGAGGCGCTGCCGGGACGGGCCGAGCCCCCGGCCCCCACCGCCCCCGCGGCCTCCTCCGCACCGTCGGGGGAACCCCTCGTGGTCGTGCACGTCACCGGCCGCGTGACGGCCCCCGGGCTGGTGACGCTGCCGGCGGGGAGCCGGGTGGGCGACGCGCTCACCGCCGCCGGCGGTGCCCTGCCCGGCGCGGACCTGGACGCGGTGAACCTCGCCCGGGTGCTGGTCGACGGTGAGCAGGTGCTCGTCCCCGTCCCCGGTCAGCACCCCGTCGCCGTCCCCGCCGCCCCCGGGGCCGGGTCCCGGGGCGGGCCGCTGGACCTCAACGCCGCCACCCCGGAGGAGCTGGACGGGCTGCCGGGCGTGGGGGAGGTGCTCGCGGGGCGCATCGTGGCCTGGCGCGAGGAGAACGGCCCCTTCCGCGACGTGGAGGACCTCGGGGAGGTGCCCGGCATCGGGCCCAAGGTGCTGGACGGGCTGCGGGACCTGGTGACCGCGTGAGCGAACCCGTGCTCGACCTGCGCCTGGTGGCGGCCGCGGTCCTGGCCTGGGCCGCGGCCGCCACCGCCGTGGCGCACCCCGCACCGGCCCGGGCCGCGCTGCTCGCGGGCGCCGCCGCCGTCGCCCTGACCGGCGCGGTGCTGCTGGTGACCCGCCGCGGGGCGCGCCCGCTCCTCGTCCTGGTCGCGGTCACCCTGGTGCTGGCCTCCGTCGTGCTGCACCAGGCCCGGGCCGCGCAGGGCGGGACCGCGGACCTGGCCGCCGACCGGGTCGCGGTCAGCGCCACGGGCGTCGTCCGCTCGGACCCGCGGCCGGTCCCGCCGCCGCGCGCCGGCGGCCCGCCGCGCGTCGTGGTCGAGGTGTCGGTGTCCGGGCTGCGCGCCTGCGGTCGGACCCTGTCCCTCGCCGCGCCCGTCACCGTCTTCGCCGACGCCGACGGGTGGTCGCGCGTGCGGCTCGGGCAGCGCGTCGGGTTCCGCGGCCGGCTCGGGCCGGCCGCCGCCGGGGAGCGGGCGGTGGCGGTGGTGTCGGCGACGGGACGACCGGTCGTGCTCGCCGCCCCCGCCGCCCCGTACCGCGGGGCGGAACGGCTGCGGGAGGGGCTGCGCCGGGCCGTCGAGCCCCAGCCCGCCGACGCCCGCGGGCTGCTGCCGGGACTCGTCGTGGGCGACACCTCCCGGCTCCCGGCCGACCTGGAGGAGGCCATGCGGGCGGTGGGGCTCACCCACCTCACCGCCGTGAGCGGCGCCAACACGACCCTGGTGGCCGGGCTCCTCGTGCTGGCGGCCTCCTGGCTGGGGTTCGGGCGTCGGGCCCGGCTCGCGGTCGCCGCCGTCGGCCTCGCCGGGTTCGTCGTCCTGGCCCGCCCCGACCCCAGCGTCCTGCGGGCGGCGGTGATGGGCGCGGTGGGGCTGACCGGCCTCGCGGCGGGACGGCCGGTGCGCGGCGTCCCCGTGCTGGCGACCGCGGTGCTGGCGCTGCTGGTGGCCGACCCGTGGCTGGCGCGGGAGTTCGGGTTCGTGCTCTCGGTGCTCGCCACCGCCGCCCTCGTCCTGCTGGGGTCGCCCTTCGCCCGCCGGCTGGAGGGGCTCGGCCTGCCCCGCGCGGTGGCGCTCGCGCTCGCGGTCCCGGTGGCCGCCCAGGCCGTCTGCGGACCGGTGCTCGTGCTGCTCCAGCCGTCGGTGAACCCGGTGTCCGTCCCCGCGAACGTCCTCGTCGCCCCGGCCGTCGCGCCCGCGACCGTCCTGGGGCTGGCGGCCACGCTGCTGGCGCCGCTGTCGCCGACCGCGGCGACCTGGGCGGCGTGGCCGGCGGGGCTGTGCGCGGGGTGGATCGCGCTCGTCGCCCGCGCCGCCGCGCGGCTGCCCGTCGCGGTGGCGGTGCCCGCCGGGGCGGCGGGCGCGGTGGTGGTCCTCATCCTCACCGCGCTGCTGCTGGGGGCGGGGGCGGCGCTGCTCCGCTCCCGCCGCGCCGGGTCCCGCCCCCGGCGGTGGCTGGCCCTCGCCCTCGCGCTGGTGCTGTCGGGGGCGGGGCTGGTGCGGTGCGCACCGCGGTGGGGAGGGCCGTCGGGGCCCTGGCCGCCACCGGACTGGCTCGTCGTCGGGTGCGACGTGGGGCAGGGCGACGCGGT includes:
- a CDS encoding GNAT family N-acetyltransferase translates to MDDAEGFRLTTPRLVLRRWTQADREPFASMNADPEVMRHFPSVLDRAASDALADYADSRFDEFPYGLAAVERRSDGEFLGFTGLHRMRWYPDDVEIGWRLARHAWGHGFATEAARAWVEHARDVLGLSRLISIVAPDNAASLAVCRKLGMSQGWTGVREERPHVVMTLAL
- a CDS encoding sigma factor-like helix-turn-helix DNA-binding protein, which translates into the protein MSQGFEEFVVRRGPALQRLARGLVRDPADAADVVEEVLARALLGWRRIGDGADPVVQVDRMLVRESAARRRRRVRGRRPPAAATVPPGAGNGPDDRDALLAAVRALPPAQRAAVALRHLDGLSDERIAAVLGTTPAAVRADADRGLAALRARVPSPS
- a CDS encoding helix-turn-helix domain-containing protein is translated as MSNGPAPIGDFLRSRRDALQPEDVGLVREAGRRVPGLRREEVAALAGISPEYYLRLEQGRDHQPSQQVLSALARALRLDENQGRYLLRLLFPPLRPQRPAGGPGPVDPDLLAAMDGLSHGPVVLLDPNKDVIAVNAAARAAQHDAWRCGSNLVLHTFAPEVKLTLPGWAAHARGLVAALRLTADLDDPRLQEVVGTLSVRDPDFRTWWASHELPSSASGRVPCPVRGWGTVELRWQDLAVPHRPGHLLRFFHADAGSAGEAALRALTAEAGPGGATSPAGNPSEGTAPRSAPAPGRRVPAARRPLPHAVTRDPLRR
- a CDS encoding helix-turn-helix transcriptional regulator, with translation MNRLHGRDHELRRAAAVLAGTRRSGGTGLLTVEGAPGIGKSTFLRAVAALARQQGYRVGSGSAEESSRMLPLTTLLSALRSGPEPLLSEEDFAELGGLYDRQPWLVERLADALAVPAAHGPVLVLLDDVQWSDQLSVVALRVVLGRLARQPVCWVLAGRPDPGGALDRVAGAARHLVTVSRLTLGPLDADAVEGLAREELGGEPDPALRRLLARAGGHPLLVSSLLAGWRPGPGGTDPAPAAAGAALPHQLILAVRHQLSTLPPGAVELLRTGAVLGRRFTLADVSEVTRQPAARLMAPLEEAVRAGLLHEDGDGVAFRHDLVRQAVHDDLPVSLRAAVHRDIAAVMTRQRRPAAHVAPHVLGQWPRSGAVTATPEERRAAADVLRAAAGEIARATPAAAADLLQRALDLLPPDSPERLDVGLEALTAAAAGLQVEAAAELGRTLLRGTTTAGDAARVWWHLARPLRALSADEELQRGTAQALAALPPGDDAASAPARLRLRAVHAQASSRGPDGAAAAEEARGVLQDALRLEDTAAAEAALVALAEAAAWQGRHHEALVPAREARLRHGGPPRSAEIAALTGLERYDEARALLAEAAEVHRSDAWETLPEHAWRRALLELYAGRTSLAQVEAEHLLRLGEDFEEFALYRAEAHCVLARIVGTRGDTATGRRHVEAARALLAPRNVWQRLTLHVVDGRLAEGAGDDRAAVAAFSRALDLRREHALLGAGPDYDSAPQIVRVALRAGAPALAEDSAANAAGYAERNPGVPGIQGIALHARALVDGDVDRLGEAVRVLATGPRVPVHSVAAGDLAALLAVARRRAEAVEAWRRASDALAAWGASTVIVDPRALALRSRGGRAEPAGGTRPVSGWEALTGAERRVAERAGRGGTNRSIAEELGVSPHTVSTHLRAVFGKLGINSRVQLAHVVATRPDAGELTRSRP
- a CDS encoding glycoside hydrolase family 3 C-terminal domain-containing protein; this encodes MTDTAVPTPQALLAQLTLEEKAALLDGSDFWHTEPVERLGIPALMVTDGPHGLRKQTEGGDHLGLDASVPATCFPPAAGLASSWDVDLLRRVGEALGRETRAEGVSVLLGPGVNMKRSPLCGRNFEYFSEDPLLAGDLAAAVVQGIQSQGVGTSLKHFAANNQETQRMTVSADVDERTLREIYLTAFERVVRTAQPWTVMCSYNRINGVYASQDPWLLTTVLREEWGFEGLVVSDWGAVDVREDGVRAGLDLEMPSSSGAGTRRVLDAVAAGTLSVDDVDRCALRVLELVGKSRPALAEPGSFDAAAHHALAREAAIQSAVLLKNDGNALPLAATGGPVAVVGEFARTPRYQGAGSSQVNPTRLDDALGALRERFAGAREVTFAAGFVPEDEEVQPGLVAEAVAHAAAAEVVVLFLGLPAAYESEGYDREHTNLPPAQLDLLDRVVAANPNTVVVLANGSVVNLEPWWDAVPAVLEGWLGGQAGGLAVADLLSGAANPSGRLAETIPLHYRDNPTVGNFPGEHGHVRYGEGLLIGYRWYDARSLPVAAAFGHGLSYTTFDYSGLELVAGDTGLDVHVTVRNSGAVAGSEVVQVYVADTESTVFRPEQELKGFARVTLEPGESREVVVTLDQRAFAFWHDVARRWVVEGGEFGIRVGSSSRDIRLARTVELPGDEVGLPLAVDSEAEQWLAHPVVGGRVRDALRGTPWMEMLFDPRNGQMMRAIPLQRLTRFPGFPLPEEDLAQLVTDANA
- a CDS encoding ComEA family DNA-binding protein, with protein sequence MPSSYHPREPAHRARALASRQYRRVDPAARESAPDPDGESSGEFDREFDGEIDEGLGGEFDGGSSGEFDEGPGTPVPRTGPVAELTRRLADRTPPGIRAARVRVGPRAAAGALLVAVLVAAGLGFAAWRTWPQAPAAAGEALPGRAEPPAPTAPAASSAPSGEPLVVVHVTGRVTAPGLVTLPAGSRVGDALTAAGGALPGADLDAVNLARVLVDGEQVLVPVPGQHPVAVPAAPGAGSRGGPLDLNAATPEELDGLPGVGEVLAGRIVAWREENGPFRDVEDLGEVPGIGPKVLDGLRDLVTA